A single genomic interval of Natator depressus isolate rNatDep1 chromosome 14, rNatDep2.hap1, whole genome shotgun sequence harbors:
- the LOC141998530 gene encoding olfactory receptor 10A4-like isoform X2, with amino-acid sequence MKSSEDMASRNQTVVTQFFFVAFSNILELRVSLFFLVLLLYLITMVGNVLIITITVVDPALQSPMYFFLRNLEFLEIGYTSSTIPKMLVNLFSEDKSISFLGCATQMYFFSFLGITECCLLAAMAYDCYMAICHPLRYTTMMIRGVCLQLSSVSWLIRVLVGVGQTTFIFPLPYCGPNSINHFFCDLPPLLKLACTDTYRNEIAVYTIAVTFIMVPFLLILVSYIRILSIPSAAGRSKTFSTCSSHLIVVTLFFGSGIVTYLRPKSSYSLGSDKLLSLFCSVVSPMLNPLIYSLRNKEVKEALRRVMARKIFI; translated from the exons ATGAAGTCTAGTGAG GACATGGCTAGCAGGAACCAGACAGTTGTGACACAGTTCTTCTTTGTGGCTTTTTCCAACATCCTGGAGCTCCgagtttcacttttttttctggTGCTGCTGTTGTACCTCATCACCATGGTGGGCAACGTCCTCATCATCACGATCACGGTGGTGGACCCTGCCCTTCAGTcccccatgtatttcttccttaGGAATTTGGAATTTCTGGAAATCGGTTATACCTCGTCCACTATCCCCAAGATGCTGGTGAACTTATTCTCCGAGGACAAGAGTATTTCCTTCCTGGGCTGTGCCACACAGATGTATTTCTTCTCCTTCCTGGGGATCACTGAGTGTTGCCTGCTGGCTGCCATGGCATATGACTGTTACATGGCCATATGTCACCCACTGCGCTACACGACCATGATGATCAGAGGTGTGTGTCTCCAGCTCTCAAGTGTGTCCTGGCTCATCAGGGTGCTGGTGGGAGTCGGGCAGACAACTTTCATATTCCCTCTGCCCTACTGTGGGCCTAATAGCATCAACCACTTCTTCTGCGACCTGCCCCCGCTGCTGAAGTTGGCCTGCACAGATACCTACAGGAATGAAATAGCTGTTTACACCATCGCTGTCACCTTCATCATGGTCCCCTTCCTGCTCATCCTTGTATCCTACATCCGTATCCTCAGTATTCCATCAGCCGCGGGCAGGAGCAAAACTttctccacctgctcctcccacctcatCGTGGTGACCTTGTTTTTCGGGTCTGGCATCGTGACATATCTGAGGCCCAAATCCAGCTACTCACTCGGCAGCGACAAACTGCTTTCCCTGTTCTGCTCAGTGGTGTCTCCAATGCTGAACCCTttgatctacagcctgaggaacaaggaggtaAAGGAAGCCCTGAGAAGGGTGATGgccagaaaaatatttatttga
- the LOC141998530 gene encoding olfactory receptor 10A4-like isoform X1, translating into MASRNQTVVTQFFFVAFSNILELRVSLFFLVLLLYLITMVGNVLIITITVVDPALQSPMYFFLRNLEFLEIGYTSSTIPKMLVNLFSEDKSISFLGCATQMYFFSFLGITECCLLAAMAYDCYMAICHPLRYTTMMIRGVCLQLSSVSWLIRVLVGVGQTTFIFPLPYCGPNSINHFFCDLPPLLKLACTDTYRNEIAVYTIAVTFIMVPFLLILVSYIRILSIPSAAGRSKTFSTCSSHLIVVTLFFGSGIVTYLRPKSSYSLGSDKLLSLFCSVVSPMLNPLIYSLRNKEVKEALRRVMARKIFI; encoded by the coding sequence ATGGCTAGCAGGAACCAGACAGTTGTGACACAGTTCTTCTTTGTGGCTTTTTCCAACATCCTGGAGCTCCgagtttcacttttttttctggTGCTGCTGTTGTACCTCATCACCATGGTGGGCAACGTCCTCATCATCACGATCACGGTGGTGGACCCTGCCCTTCAGTcccccatgtatttcttccttaGGAATTTGGAATTTCTGGAAATCGGTTATACCTCGTCCACTATCCCCAAGATGCTGGTGAACTTATTCTCCGAGGACAAGAGTATTTCCTTCCTGGGCTGTGCCACACAGATGTATTTCTTCTCCTTCCTGGGGATCACTGAGTGTTGCCTGCTGGCTGCCATGGCATATGACTGTTACATGGCCATATGTCACCCACTGCGCTACACGACCATGATGATCAGAGGTGTGTGTCTCCAGCTCTCAAGTGTGTCCTGGCTCATCAGGGTGCTGGTGGGAGTCGGGCAGACAACTTTCATATTCCCTCTGCCCTACTGTGGGCCTAATAGCATCAACCACTTCTTCTGCGACCTGCCCCCGCTGCTGAAGTTGGCCTGCACAGATACCTACAGGAATGAAATAGCTGTTTACACCATCGCTGTCACCTTCATCATGGTCCCCTTCCTGCTCATCCTTGTATCCTACATCCGTATCCTCAGTATTCCATCAGCCGCGGGCAGGAGCAAAACTttctccacctgctcctcccacctcatCGTGGTGACCTTGTTTTTCGGGTCTGGCATCGTGACATATCTGAGGCCCAAATCCAGCTACTCACTCGGCAGCGACAAACTGCTTTCCCTGTTCTGCTCAGTGGTGTCTCCAATGCTGAACCCTttgatctacagcctgaggaacaaggaggtaAAGGAAGCCCTGAGAAGGGTGATGgccagaaaaatatttatttga